One Kaistella polysaccharea DNA segment encodes these proteins:
- a CDS encoding M1 family metallopeptidase produces the protein MAFLGCPRFCRSAVFSAVFLMLSSLLFAQELYIPRNIVEAYNNKTRSLDGKPGANYWQNGGDYSINFHIDTNKKIVSGNETIQYRNNAPDVLKTMVLRFVNNVHKPTSPRAAKVSPEFLSEGLLIKSLSINGDKYDINSKFWETFYELKLKNPLLAKSTNIIKIEWEFPLSKESGREGQIDDKTFFCAYAYPRISVYDDYNGWDKLPHNGRQEFYNDFNNYEVSITAPKNFIVYATGIFQNPEEVLQPKILEKFKFSLTSDQVVHVATKDEVNNNKVTQQKPFNTWKFTAQNISDFTFGLSSSYSWDASSILLPTKRVSTQAAYNAGTADFEKYVEWENYSIHWFSTHWPGIEYPFPTMTAFQGYADMEYAMMVNDTAIPDNFADSRQTVDHEIAHTYFPFMMGTNETRYAFMDEGWVTAFEYLIGEAENGKAFNDKMFTDFRVKRYTSDTSAEEDQPIISMSSQLSGMGYGSNAYIKPALAYLALKDLLGDEVFKKSLHYYMNSWKGKHPTPWDFFYSMNFGSGQNLNWFWNNWFFSNHYLDLKISSAEISDDDINLSLQNVGGFAIPSDLKITYEDGSFDTKHLSPEIWKNGPFYQTKFEISTKVKSIKIDGGIFMDYTPADNVINY, from the coding sequence ATGGCGTTTTTAGGCTGTCCAAGATTTTGTAGAAGTGCAGTTTTTAGCGCTGTCTTTTTAATGTTGAGCAGTTTACTATTTGCGCAGGAATTATACATTCCTAGGAATATTGTTGAAGCCTATAATAATAAAACACGCTCCCTGGATGGAAAGCCTGGTGCAAATTACTGGCAGAATGGTGGAGATTATTCCATTAACTTTCATATTGATACTAATAAAAAAATCGTTTCTGGAAATGAGACGATCCAGTATCGAAATAACGCTCCGGATGTCTTAAAAACAATGGTTCTGAGATTTGTAAATAATGTTCATAAACCAACTTCCCCACGTGCTGCAAAAGTTTCTCCGGAGTTTTTAAGTGAAGGTTTACTGATAAAATCACTTTCTATAAATGGCGATAAATACGACATCAATTCTAAATTTTGGGAGACCTTTTATGAATTGAAATTAAAGAATCCGCTTCTGGCCAAATCAACCAATATTATAAAAATAGAGTGGGAGTTTCCTTTATCAAAAGAAAGTGGAAGAGAAGGCCAAATTGATGATAAGACCTTTTTCTGTGCTTACGCATATCCGCGAATTTCGGTCTATGACGATTATAACGGCTGGGACAAATTACCACATAACGGACGGCAGGAATTTTATAATGATTTTAATAATTACGAGGTATCCATCACGGCTCCGAAAAATTTCATTGTTTACGCAACGGGTATTTTTCAAAATCCTGAAGAAGTTTTGCAACCTAAAATTCTGGAAAAGTTTAAATTTTCGCTGACTTCAGACCAAGTCGTTCATGTCGCCACGAAAGACGAAGTCAATAACAATAAAGTCACGCAACAAAAACCTTTCAATACCTGGAAGTTTACAGCACAAAATATAAGCGATTTTACATTTGGTCTTAGTTCATCCTATAGTTGGGATGCGTCAAGCATACTTTTACCAACAAAAAGAGTCAGCACTCAGGCAGCTTATAATGCTGGAACTGCGGATTTTGAAAAATATGTAGAATGGGAAAATTACAGCATTCACTGGTTTTCCACACACTGGCCTGGAATTGAATATCCCTTCCCAACCATGACGGCGTTTCAAGGGTACGCAGATATGGAATACGCCATGATGGTGAACGATACGGCAATACCCGATAATTTTGCAGATTCCCGACAAACCGTAGATCACGAAATCGCACACACTTATTTCCCTTTTATGATGGGAACCAACGAAACGCGGTACGCCTTTATGGATGAAGGTTGGGTCACTGCCTTCGAATATTTGATTGGCGAAGCTGAAAATGGGAAAGCTTTTAATGATAAAATGTTTACCGATTTTCGTGTAAAAAGATATACCAGTGACACTTCGGCAGAAGAGGATCAACCTATAATTTCCATGAGCAGTCAATTGTCTGGAATGGGTTATGGCAGCAATGCGTACATTAAACCAGCGCTCGCTTATTTGGCTCTGAAAGATTTGCTTGGTGATGAAGTTTTTAAAAAATCGCTTCATTATTATATGAATTCTTGGAAAGGAAAACATCCAACGCCTTGGGATTTTTTCTACAGCATGAATTTTGGTAGTGGTCAAAATTTAAATTGGTTCTGGAACAACTGGTTTTTCAGTAATCATTATCTGGATTTAAAAATATCTTCCGCTGAAATATCAGATGATGATATCAATTTATCTCTTCAAAATGTTGGTGGATTTGCAATACCTTCGGATCTTAAGATTACGTATGAAGATGGTAGTTTTGATACCAAGCATTTGTCGCCTGAAATCTGGAAAAATGGGCCATTCTATCAGACAAAATTTGAAATCAGCACGAAAGTAAAATCGATAAAAATCGATGGTGGAATTTTCATGGATTACACGCCGGCCGATAATGTAATAAATTATTAA
- a CDS encoding phage holin family protein, which yields MNLIIRLLVTAIVAFLLTKVLTGVHIDGFSTALIFALILGLLNLIVTPILKILGLPLTILTLGLFSLVINALVVLLAAKFVSGMSIDGFGWAFIFSIALSLITSLLSSIISPGK from the coding sequence ATGAACTTAATTATCAGATTACTCGTAACCGCAATCGTCGCGTTTCTTCTTACCAAAGTTTTAACCGGAGTCCATATCGACGGATTTTCTACAGCGTTAATTTTTGCCCTTATTTTAGGACTTTTGAATTTAATTGTAACTCCAATTCTGAAGATTTTAGGGTTGCCGTTAACGATTCTTACGCTCGGTCTTTTTTCATTGGTCATTAATGCATTGGTTGTTTTATTGGCGGCAAAATTTGTTTCAGGAATGTCGATTGACGGTTTTGGCTGGGCATTTATTTTCAGTATTGCACTTTCATTGATAACTTCTTTGCTTAGCAGTATTATTTCTCCGGGGAAATAA
- a CDS encoding DUF6526 family protein, protein MQNQNYKNHRKFYPPHHFIFLPILGFLFILGIRKILTDESNELIWTLFSVIIFLFIYLTLMLRQHYALGNQDRIIRLEFKQRYFEIFGKRSDDVENKLSFGQIAALRFAYDDEFSILLEKALTENISGDEIKKSITNWRPDHQRV, encoded by the coding sequence ATGCAAAATCAAAACTACAAAAACCATCGAAAATTCTATCCACCGCACCATTTTATCTTTCTGCCCATTCTCGGATTTTTATTTATTTTAGGTATTCGTAAGATCTTAACTGATGAATCCAACGAGTTAATCTGGACCTTATTTTCAGTTATTATTTTTCTTTTTATTTATTTAACATTAATGCTTAGGCAGCACTACGCGTTGGGAAATCAGGATCGAATTATACGCCTTGAATTTAAACAGAGGTATTTTGAAATCTTTGGAAAAAGATCTGATGATGTCGAAAACAAACTTTCTTTCGGTCAGATCGCAGCACTTCGATTCGCATATGATGATGAATTTTCTATTCTTTTAGAAAAGGCACTTACCGAAAATATAAGCGGAGATGAGATCAAAAAATCAATAACCAACTGGCGTCCCGATCACCAGAGAGTTTAA
- a CDS encoding phosphatidate cytidylyltransferase, translating to MKKFTFLTLAIFALFTLTGCDAIGTIFKAGMWWAFFLIGAVIAVIIWLFTRGKN from the coding sequence ATGAAAAAGTTCACCTTTCTAACATTAGCTATTTTTGCACTATTTACATTAACTGGATGTGATGCCATTGGTACCATTTTTAAAGCCGGTATGTGGTGGGCATTCTTTTTAATAGGTGCAGTTATCGCCGTAATTATCTGGTTATTTACCCGGGGTAAAAATTAG
- a CDS encoding M20/M25/M40 family metallo-hydrolase, translating into MKNYAKLLMVSTVFAISLNAQTKDQMVQSIMDETYKNSQLETLAYELMDGIGPRLVGSPKMQQAHEWAVKRFENWGIAAKNEKWGDWKSWERGTSTIEMVYPYVQSIEGMQLAFSPATSTKGLTADVVMLPIFKNKEEFNQWLPKVKGKLVMVSQYQPSGRPDYNWKEYATPESFEKMKKESAEAAEEWRKSIATTGETSRTLNAKLENAGAAGILSSYWSRGFGVNKIFAAGTKKIPVFDVSLEAYGQLYRMIQHATTPKLKVNAQSKDKGSAPTFNTVAEIKGSEKPNEYVILSAHLDSWDGGTGATDNGTGTITMMEVARILKKYYPNPKRTIIVGLWGSEEQGLNGSRAYVSAHKDQMPNVQAVFNQDNGTGRIANISGQGFLNSYDYMGRWLRAVPKELTKDIETSYPGFPSGGGSDHSSFVSAGVPAFSMSSLSWSYGNYTWHTNRDTYDKIVFDDVKSNVATIAILTYMASEDPEKASAEKIKLPLDRNGEPMKWPEVKEPTRNGGFD; encoded by the coding sequence ATGAAGAATTATGCTAAGTTATTGATGGTTTCAACCGTTTTTGCAATCAGCTTAAACGCGCAGACCAAAGACCAAATGGTACAATCCATCATGGATGAAACGTACAAAAATTCACAGCTGGAAACGCTGGCGTATGAACTGATGGATGGGATTGGTCCCCGATTAGTCGGCAGTCCAAAAATGCAGCAGGCGCATGAATGGGCGGTGAAACGTTTTGAAAACTGGGGAATTGCGGCGAAAAACGAAAAATGGGGCGATTGGAAATCCTGGGAAAGAGGAACATCGACGATTGAAATGGTTTATCCTTATGTACAATCAATTGAAGGAATGCAGTTGGCATTTAGTCCTGCCACATCAACCAAAGGCCTTACTGCAGATGTAGTGATGCTGCCTATTTTTAAAAATAAAGAAGAATTCAACCAATGGTTACCGAAAGTGAAAGGTAAATTGGTCATGGTTTCCCAATATCAACCCAGCGGTAGACCCGATTATAACTGGAAAGAATATGCCACGCCGGAATCATTTGAAAAAATGAAAAAGGAATCTGCAGAGGCTGCTGAAGAGTGGAGAAAATCAATCGCTACCACTGGAGAAACTTCCCGAACTTTAAATGCGAAATTAGAAAATGCTGGTGCTGCGGGAATTCTGTCGTCTTATTGGTCCCGTGGATTTGGAGTGAATAAAATTTTTGCTGCCGGCACAAAAAAGATCCCCGTTTTTGATGTTTCTCTGGAAGCGTACGGTCAGTTATACAGAATGATTCAGCACGCTACAACGCCAAAATTAAAAGTGAATGCACAATCAAAAGATAAAGGTTCTGCTCCTACTTTCAATACCGTAGCTGAAATCAAAGGTTCCGAAAAACCGAATGAATATGTGATTCTTTCAGCCCATTTGGATTCTTGGGACGGTGGAACTGGCGCTACAGACAACGGTACAGGAACCATTACAATGATGGAAGTAGCCCGAATTTTGAAAAAATATTATCCAAATCCGAAGCGAACAATTATCGTAGGACTTTGGGGAAGTGAAGAACAGGGGTTGAATGGATCGCGTGCCTACGTTTCGGCGCACAAAGATCAAATGCCAAATGTGCAAGCTGTTTTTAATCAGGACAATGGAACGGGAAGAATTGCAAATATCAGCGGCCAAGGTTTTTTAAATTCCTATGATTATATGGGAAGATGGCTACGCGCTGTTCCAAAAGAACTTACTAAAGATATAGAGACTTCTTATCCAGGCTTTCCTAGCGGCGGAGGATCTGACCATTCTTCTTTTGTTTCAGCAGGTGTTCCAGCTTTTAGTATGAGTTCTCTCAGCTGGAGTTATGGCAATTATACGTGGCACACGAATCGAGATACTTATGACAAAATAGTATTTGATGATGTAAAAAGCAATGTGGCAACAATCGCCATCTTAACTTATATGGCAAGTGAAGATCCAGAAAAAGCATCGGCTGAAAAAATAAAACTTCCACTTGACCGAAATGGTGAACCCATGAAATGGCCGGAAGTTAAAGAACCCACTCGTAATGGTGGCTTTGATTAG
- a CDS encoding PH domain-containing protein, whose protein sequence is MQEFKTAKMDGKTKTITIILIIFLIFFPISSFFFQPPKPTISILSIIIMYGGIIVAYGFIPKRIALSEDQILIKNLYGSILIDINNVTEVQAFRNRSLNFRTFGVGGLFGYFGLFNGTDTWYVTNTQKQVKITLNKGKNYMISPENPDEFISSLLKLRDKEAN, encoded by the coding sequence ATGCAGGAATTTAAAACAGCAAAAATGGACGGCAAAACAAAAACCATCACCATTATTTTGATTATTTTTTTGATTTTCTTTCCAATAAGTTCTTTTTTCTTTCAACCACCTAAACCTACCATTTCCATCCTCAGTATCATCATCATGTACGGCGGAATCATTGTTGCTTATGGCTTTATTCCGAAAAGAATTGCACTTTCTGAAGACCAGATTTTAATAAAAAATTTATACGGCTCTATTCTTATCGACATTAATAATGTTACAGAAGTCCAGGCTTTTCGCAACCGCAGTTTAAATTTTCGGACTTTCGGCGTTGGAGGATTATTTGGCTATTTTGGTTTATTTAATGGTACCGATACCTGGTATGTGACGAATACGCAAAAACAAGTGAAGATCACGCTTAATAAAGGCAAAAATTACATGATCAGTCCCGAAAATCCCGATGAATTTATAAGTTC
- a CDS encoding DNA topoisomerase IB, translating to MNTDIPSVDLIAKISPAKIIKIMKDPVKSAKAVKLVYTNDSEIDGILRKKRGKNFFYFLGDERIKDKEELQRIKKLAIPPAWEDVWICALQNGHLQATGIDAKRRKQYRYHPVWNALRNHTKFYRMLQFGETLPVIRLQLEKDLSRRNLDKKKVLALVVSLMERTNIRIGNNIYEKLYGSFGLTTLKDKHVDITGQKIKFSFKGKKGIYHDIDLKNRKLAKAVKNCRDIPGKELFQYYDEDGKRHAIESGMVNEYIKEISGEDFTAKDFRTWSGTVNALIAFREIDAATDPEEKLTQKSKIKQAIELVACELGNTSTVCRKYYIHPLMINLYENNSITKYLEELDDLEVDDGKSGLTKEELIVMKILKTEKPTI from the coding sequence ATGAACACAGATATTCCCAGCGTAGATCTCATCGCGAAAATAAGTCCGGCAAAAATTATTAAAATCATGAAGGACCCAGTAAAATCTGCAAAAGCAGTAAAACTGGTTTATACAAATGATAGTGAAATTGACGGTATTTTGCGCAAGAAAAGAGGAAAGAATTTTTTTTATTTTCTGGGAGATGAACGCATTAAAGACAAGGAAGAATTGCAGCGAATTAAAAAGCTTGCAATTCCTCCTGCCTGGGAAGACGTGTGGATTTGTGCCTTACAAAACGGCCATTTACAAGCTACGGGAATTGATGCGAAAAGACGGAAACAATACCGCTATCATCCCGTTTGGAATGCTTTGAGAAATCATACAAAATTTTACCGAATGCTGCAATTCGGGGAAACATTACCTGTTATTCGCCTGCAACTGGAAAAGGATTTATCTCGTAGAAATCTAGATAAGAAGAAAGTTTTGGCGCTGGTTGTCAGTTTGATGGAACGCACCAATATTCGGATTGGAAATAATATATATGAAAAACTTTATGGATCATTTGGCCTGACGACTTTGAAGGACAAACATGTTGATATTACGGGACAGAAAATTAAATTTTCTTTCAAAGGTAAAAAAGGAATTTACCATGATATCGACCTCAAAAATCGAAAACTTGCAAAGGCGGTTAAAAACTGTCGCGACATTCCTGGTAAGGAATTATTTCAATATTACGATGAAGATGGGAAGCGCCATGCTATAGAAAGCGGAATGGTAAACGAATACATAAAAGAAATTAGTGGTGAAGATTTTACAGCAAAAGATTTCCGAACATGGTCTGGAACCGTAAATGCATTAATTGCCTTTAGAGAAATTGACGCTGCCACCGATCCTGAAGAAAAATTAACTCAGAAATCTAAAATAAAACAAGCGATAGAACTCGTGGCTTGTGAACTGGGAAATACGAGTACGGTGTGTAGAAAATACTATATTCATCCGCTCATGATTAATTTATATGAAAACAATTCCATCACTAAATACCTTGAAGAATTGGATGACCTTGAAGTTGATGACGGAAAATCTGGACTGACCAAAGAAGAACTTATCGTCATGAAAATTTTGAAAACAGAAAAACCAACCATTTAG